A single region of the Triticum dicoccoides isolate Atlit2015 ecotype Zavitan chromosome 2B, WEW_v2.0, whole genome shotgun sequence genome encodes:
- the LOC119364287 gene encoding probable serine/threonine-protein kinase At1g01540 isoform X1, whose product MSDSDQSTVVFGLHLWELVGIGVGAAFVLLLVLLSLLCLLANRRRRRRRAPAAPVLHLATVAPSAHPKNPTKPPKDIQEVPSRGAQAPAGGTAPKVPLAQILQASPQESIQIETGKEHRITFPEQPPPHHQRSGGPSSRGASGESRGGGPEPGVPEVSHLGWGHWYTLKELEAATAMFADEKVIGEGGYGIVYHGILEDGTQVAVKNLLNNRGQAEREFKVEVEAIGRVRHKNLVRLLGYCAEGNQRMLVYEFVNNGTLEQWIHGDVGPVSPLTWDIRMKIILGSAKGLMYLHEGLEPKVVHRDVKSSNILLDKHWNAKLSDFGLAKLLGSERSYVTTRVMGTFGYVAPEYAGTGMLNETSDVYSFGILIMEIISGRVPVDYNRPPGEVNLVEWLKTMVSSRNSEGVLDPKMTEKPTSRALKKALLVALRCVDPEARKRPKIGHVIHMLEVDDFPYRDDRRAGRAPGQAKLGETASGEPGDSSGNDTPRDTPKGQSKPDNSRWRNQET is encoded by the exons ATGTCGGACTCGGACCAGAGCACCGTCGTCTTCGGGCTCCACCTGTGGGAGCTCGTTGGCATCGGCGTCGGCGCCGCCTTCGTGCTCCTCCTTGTCCTCCTCTCCCTCCTGTGCCTTCTCGccaaccgccgtcgccgccgtcgccgggcCCCCGCCGCCCCCGTCCTCCACCTCGCCACCGTCGCGCCCAGTGCCCATCCCAAGAACCCCACCAAGCCGCCCAAGGACATCCAAGAGGTGCCCTCTCGCGGCGCGCAGGCCCCCGCGGGGGGCACCGCGCCCAAGGTGCCGCTCGCTCAGATTCTCCAGGCGTCCCCGCAGGAGTCCATCCAGATCGAGACCGGCAAGGAGCACCGCATCACGTTCCCGGAGCAGCCGCCGCCCCACCATCAGCGTAGCGGGGGGCCGTCGTCGCGAGGGGCCAGCGGCGAGAGCCGCGGAGGTGGCCCGGAGCCGGGTGTGCCGGAGGTCTCACACCTCGGGTGGGGCCACTGGTACACTCTCAAGGAGCTCGAGGCAGCGACGGCAATGTTCGCCGACGAGAAGGTGATTGGCGAGGGCGGCTACGGCATCGTGTACCACGGCATTCTCGAGGACGGCACACAGGTCGCCGTCAAGAATTTGCTGAATAACAG GGGCCAGGCTGAGAGGGAATTCAAGGTTGAGGTCGAAGCAATCGGGCGGGTGCGGCACAAGAACCTCGTGCGGCTGCTTGGATACTGTGCTGAGGGCAACCAAAG GATGCTTGTGTATGAGTTCGTCAATAATGGAACTTTAGAGCAATGGATTCATGGTGATGTTGGTCCTGTGAGCCCTCTTACATGGGACATACGAATGAAGATTATTCTCGGATCAGCAAAAGG TTTAATGTATTTGCATGAGGGACTTGAGCCAAAGGTGGTTCACCGTGATGTCAAGTCAAGCAATATCCTACTTGACAAGCATTGGAACGCTAAGCTTTCTGATTTTGGGCTAGCAAAGCTTTTGGGCTCCGAGAGGAGTTACGTCACGACCAGGGTTATGGGGACATTTGG GTATGTTGCTCCAGAGTATGCAGGCACTGGCATGTTGAATGAAACTAGTGATGTCTATAGTTTTGGGATTCTTATTATGGAAATAATATCTGGTAGGGTACCAGTAGATTACAACAGGCCACCTGGAGAG GTTAATCTCGTTGAATGGCTGAAGACAATGGTCAGCAGCCGGAATTCAGAGGGGGTTTTGGATCCCAAGATGACCGAGAAGCCTACTTCAAGGGCACTGAAAAAGGCTTTGCTAGTGGCTCTGCGATGTGTAGACCCTGAAGCTCGCAAGAGGCCGAAGATTGGTCATGTGATTCACATGCTTGAAGTTGATGATTTCCCCTACAGAGAT GACCGCCGAGCTGGCAGAGCTCCAGGTCAAGCGAAATTGGGGGAAACAGCTTCAGGCGAACCAGGCGATAGTAGCGGGAACGACACACCAAGGGACACGCCAAAAGGTCAATCCAAACCCGACAATTCAAGGTGGAGAAATCAGGAGACCTAG
- the LOC119364287 gene encoding probable serine/threonine-protein kinase At1g01540 isoform X2 yields MSDSDQSTVVFGLHLWELVGIGVGAAFVLLLVLLSLLCLLANRRRRRRRAPAAPVLHLATVAPSAHPKNPTKPPKDIQEVPSRGAQAPAGGTAPKVPLAQILQASPQESIQIETGKEHRITFPEQPPPHHQRSGGPSSRGASGESRGGGPEPGVPEVSHLGWGHWYTLKELEAATAMFADEKVIGEGGYGIVYHGILEDGTQVAVKNLLNNRGQAEREFKVEVEAIGRVRHKNLVRLLGYCAEGNQRMLVYEFVNNGTLEQWIHGDVGPVSPLTWDIRMKIILGSAKGLMYLHEGLEPKVVHRDVKSSNILLDKHWNAKLSDFGLAKLLGSERSYVTTRVMGTFGYVAPEYAGTGMLNETSDVYSFGILIMEIISGRVPVDYNRPPGEINLSG; encoded by the exons ATGTCGGACTCGGACCAGAGCACCGTCGTCTTCGGGCTCCACCTGTGGGAGCTCGTTGGCATCGGCGTCGGCGCCGCCTTCGTGCTCCTCCTTGTCCTCCTCTCCCTCCTGTGCCTTCTCGccaaccgccgtcgccgccgtcgccgggcCCCCGCCGCCCCCGTCCTCCACCTCGCCACCGTCGCGCCCAGTGCCCATCCCAAGAACCCCACCAAGCCGCCCAAGGACATCCAAGAGGTGCCCTCTCGCGGCGCGCAGGCCCCCGCGGGGGGCACCGCGCCCAAGGTGCCGCTCGCTCAGATTCTCCAGGCGTCCCCGCAGGAGTCCATCCAGATCGAGACCGGCAAGGAGCACCGCATCACGTTCCCGGAGCAGCCGCCGCCCCACCATCAGCGTAGCGGGGGGCCGTCGTCGCGAGGGGCCAGCGGCGAGAGCCGCGGAGGTGGCCCGGAGCCGGGTGTGCCGGAGGTCTCACACCTCGGGTGGGGCCACTGGTACACTCTCAAGGAGCTCGAGGCAGCGACGGCAATGTTCGCCGACGAGAAGGTGATTGGCGAGGGCGGCTACGGCATCGTGTACCACGGCATTCTCGAGGACGGCACACAGGTCGCCGTCAAGAATTTGCTGAATAACAG GGGCCAGGCTGAGAGGGAATTCAAGGTTGAGGTCGAAGCAATCGGGCGGGTGCGGCACAAGAACCTCGTGCGGCTGCTTGGATACTGTGCTGAGGGCAACCAAAG GATGCTTGTGTATGAGTTCGTCAATAATGGAACTTTAGAGCAATGGATTCATGGTGATGTTGGTCCTGTGAGCCCTCTTACATGGGACATACGAATGAAGATTATTCTCGGATCAGCAAAAGG TTTAATGTATTTGCATGAGGGACTTGAGCCAAAGGTGGTTCACCGTGATGTCAAGTCAAGCAATATCCTACTTGACAAGCATTGGAACGCTAAGCTTTCTGATTTTGGGCTAGCAAAGCTTTTGGGCTCCGAGAGGAGTTACGTCACGACCAGGGTTATGGGGACATTTGG GTATGTTGCTCCAGAGTATGCAGGCACTGGCATGTTGAATGAAACTAGTGATGTCTATAGTTTTGGGATTCTTATTATGGAAATAATATCTGGTAGGGTACCAGTAGATTACAACAGGCCACCTGGAGAG ATTAATCTTTCAGGTTAA